In the Numida meleagris isolate 19003 breed g44 Domestic line chromosome 5, NumMel1.0, whole genome shotgun sequence genome, one interval contains:
- the C5H2orf69 gene encoding UPF0565 protein C2orf69 homolog, which produces MGGQWGWRAGALWAGLWARGGGPMSGRCWASAASLLWGLIGPTALGLGGSMSLCGTPAACAAGPASGGGFSSARLSPPWLRLPEVAGAEPQRANELLLLLPPASRGLAPPQHHVVYFPGDVQNYYDVMSCHPENFQWEHWSFENVATILARRFPNSFIWVVKCSRMHLHKFSCYDNFVASNMFGAPEHSTDFGAFKHLRALLVNAFRLSQNILQSQKTPHSFIKDAKISARKSEPQCVPTENGCSSTEREKDCECSNNSAMKFVIPSAVGAVSFTLIGFSKGCVVLNQLLYELKEAKKDKNTDAFLKNIKAIYWLDGGHSGGSNTWVTYPEVLKELAQTGIEVHSHVTPYQVFDTMRSWIGREHEKFVQILEELGVEINDQLHFADEVPSLDNHFRVHEVF; this is translated from the exons ATGGGCGGGCAGTGGGGGTGGCGCGCAGGCGCCCTGTGGGCTGGGCTGTGGGCGAGGGGTGGCGGCCCTATGAGCGGGCGCTGTTGGGCGAGCGcagcctccctgctgtgggGGCTGATCGGCCCCACCGCCCTCGGCCTGGGTGGGAGCATGAGCCTTTGCGGGACGCCGGCCGCCTGCGCCGCGGGGCCCGCGAGCGGCGGCGGCTTTTCCTCAGCGCGGCTGAGCCCGCCGTGGCTGCGCCTGCCGGAGGTGGCGGGCGCGGAGCCGCAGCGGGCCAacgagctgctgctgctgctgccgccggcCTCGCGCGGCCTGGCCCCGCCTCAGCATCATGTCGTGTACTTCCCGGGGGACGTGCAG aaCTATTATGACGTCATGTCTTGCCACCCAGAAAACTTTCAGTGGGAGCACTGGAGTTTCGAAAATGTTGCTACCATACTTGCTCGCCGATTCCCTAATAGCTTTATTTGGGTTGTAAAGTGTTCTCGAATGCACTTGCACAAATTCAGTTGTTATGACAACTTTGTGGCTAGCAACATGTTTGGAGCACCAGAGCACAGCACCGACTTTGGAGCTTTCAAGCATCTCCGTGCGTTGCTAGTTAATGCATTCAGACTCTCTCAGAATATTCTGCAGTCCCAGAAAACACCGCATAGTTTCATCAAGGATGCAAAAATATCTGCTCGTAAATCAGAGCCACAGTGTGTTCCTACAGAAAATGGCTGCTCATccacagaaagagagaaagattgTGAATGCTCTAATAATTCTGCCATGAAGTTCGTTATACCATCTGCTGTAGGTGCAGTGTCATTTACTTTGATTGGCTTCAGTAAAGGTTGCGTGGTTTTGAACCAGCTGCTTTATGAGCTGAAAGAAGCTAAGAAAGACAAGAATACAGACGCCTTcctaaaaaacataaaagccaTTTACTGGTTGGATGGTGGTCACTCGGGAGGAAGCAATACTTGGGTTACTTATCCTGAAGTGCTGAAAGAACTTGCACAGACAGGAATTGAAGTTCATTCTCATGTTACACCATATCAAGTGTTTGACACAATGAGGTCATGGATTGGGAGAGAGCATGAAAAATTTGTACAGATACTTGAAGAACTTGGTGTGGAAATAAATGATCAACTGCATTTTGCTGATGAAGTTCCCTCCTTAGATAACCATTTCAGAGTTCATGAAGTATTTTGA